In Patescibacteria group bacterium, a single genomic region encodes these proteins:
- a CDS encoding VCBS repeat-containing protein, translating to VDNTTGTNPYSVAIGDLNNDGYADLAVANYGSATVSTFLNNRNSTFATKVDLAAGTNPASVAIGDLNGDGYADLAVANYTSNTISTFQNKGNGTFAAKSDQIAGSNPRSVAIGDLNNDGYADLIVANSVANNLSTFANNGNGTFASRVDKTADQGPTSVAVGDLNNDGYADLAVANMTTSLVSTFLNNGNGTFAAKVDKITGTGPYSVAIGDLNNDGYADLAVANSVSNTVSTFLNSSTTPGIFANKVDKTAGTMPTSVAIGDFNNDGYADLVVTNYTSNTVSTFLNSSVTPAIFANKVDKAAGINPMIVAMGDLNNDGYVDLAVANRGSDTLSIFFNNKNSTFADKVDKTAGVGPSSVAIGDLNNDGYADLAVANRYSDSVSTFLNNGNSTFSNKVDVVTGTSPRAVAIGDLNNDGYADLATANADATSLSTLMNNGNGTFANKVDKTTGLWPVSIAIGDFDKDGYGDLVTANYDSNSVSIFKSGSYKNKIQGDLMVSGITRLQEKLTVKAMATPTSNDAVVLVQGNRPGLSAFAGSAYGTYFALNADGNFAGNLMDLQVNGASKFVIDYTGKVGIGTSTPAAQLNIYTAFSASTTPSVLIQSAATASTTNGLFQIKTNVGSIDNIVFKIREDGEAVSDKSFNSAGADYAEYFQTTDTNLQAGETVCVDIEKNNSVKRCTRGADPNIMGIVSTNPSIIGNYQDNKVGNNNNIIVGMLGQVPALVTNDNGVIRPGDSLTSASLTPGFLMRANPGDSTVGVALESFDASAGKINVLISRRNKSLTVETVEAEVSKRIADMAIEDDVRVMISDSLKSLDVTDQIKTIIASELNIFDSRLTLKFDAMSGQLTSLEDKYTDLDTRLVRLENNFSLMNDELGQASTTMARMQSAIDLLNENTISSVEIFDPFLNASTTVAIADIISNQNVEILNLKNRVAENTAGITGLESKVMSIEERMALLEDANKTTATNTADVLLADLPTSDSIFDIVIAKLNLFGVFISDKIIGVKNLIADMIDTREIKITQTEVATDNIIGGGFIPAGATSTVIVSSKIATSSKIFVTFRSDYGSRWWIGEQVSGTSTIVIAEPLTTDIYFDWWVIGVNPIIPPVATTTEAVIPDVNVDDAIEAIMDTATATTTEATATTEIAPVDNIATTTISNLVDNTETVATTTP from the coding sequence GGTGGACAACACGACAGGCACTAATCCTTATTCAGTGGCGATTGGCGATTTAAATAACGATGGCTACGCTGACTTGGCGGTGGCAAATTATGGCTCGGCTACTGTCTCAACTTTCTTAAATAATCGCAATAGCACTTTTGCAACCAAAGTTGATCTGGCTGCGGGCACAAATCCAGCCTCAGTTGCCATTGGAGATTTAAATGGTGATGGCTACGCTGACTTGGCAGTGGCAAATTATACCTCTAACACAATTTCTACTTTTCAAAATAAAGGCAATGGTACTTTTGCTGCCAAAAGTGACCAGATAGCTGGCTCAAATCCGCGTTCAGTTGCTATCGGCGACTTGAATAATGATGGTTATGCGGACTTAATCGTTGCGAATAGTGTCGCCAACAACCTTTCAACCTTTGCCAATAACGGTAACGGCACTTTTGCCAGTAGAGTGGACAAAACTGCTGACCAGGGACCAACTTCTGTTGCGGTTGGCGATTTGAATAATGACGGCTATGCTGATTTAGCCGTTGCAAATATGACGACGTCTTTGGTTTCCACTTTTTTAAATAATGGTAACGGCACTTTTGCGGCCAAGGTTGATAAAATTACTGGCACCGGTCCATATTCAGTTGCCATTGGCGACCTGAACAATGACGGCTATGCTGATTTGGCCGTTGCCAATAGTGTTTCTAATACGGTCTCTACGTTTTTGAATAGTTCGACCACACCTGGTATTTTTGCCAATAAGGTTGATAAAACTGCGGGCACAATGCCGACTTCGGTTGCGATTGGCGATTTTAATAATGATGGTTACGCCGACTTGGTAGTTACAAATTATACATCTAACACTGTTTCCACTTTCTTGAATAGTTCGGTTACTCCTGCTATTTTTGCCAACAAAGTTGATAAGGCGGCTGGTATAAATCCTATGATTGTGGCCATGGGAGACTTAAATAATGATGGTTATGTTGATTTGGCGGTGGCTAACCGCGGTTCAGACACGCTTTCAATCTTCTTTAATAATAAGAATAGTACTTTTGCTGATAAGGTTGATAAAACTGCTGGCGTAGGTCCATCTTCGGTGGCCATTGGCGATCTAAACAATGACGGTTATGCAGATTTGGCAGTTGCAAATCGTTACTCCGATTCAGTTTCCACTTTCTTGAATAATGGCAATAGCACTTTTTCTAATAAGGTCGATGTTGTGACGGGCACTAGTCCACGCGCAGTTGCGATTGGTGATTTGAATAATGATGGCTATGCTGACCTTGCGACCGCGAACGCTGACGCGACATCGCTTTCAACTTTAATGAATAATGGCAACGGCACTTTTGCAAACAAGGTGGATAAGACGACCGGTCTGTGGCCCGTGTCTATTGCTATCGGTGATTTTGATAAAGACGGTTATGGTGACTTGGTGACGGCTAATTATGATTCTAATTCTGTTTCTATCTTTAAGAGCGGTAGCTATAAAAATAAGATCCAGGGCGACCTGATGGTGAGCGGTATCACGAGATTACAAGAGAAATTAACAGTTAAAGCAATGGCTACGCCAACCAGTAATGATGCGGTTGTCTTAGTCCAGGGTAATCGTCCCGGTTTAAGCGCTTTTGCTGGTTCAGCTTATGGTACATACTTTGCACTAAACGCTGATGGTAATTTCGCCGGCAATTTAATGGATTTACAGGTGAATGGTGCAAGTAAGTTTGTAATTGACTATACCGGTAAAGTTGGCATTGGTACTTCGACGCCGGCGGCACAATTAAATATTTACACTGCCTTTTCAGCCTCTACCACACCTTCAGTCTTGATTCAAAGCGCGGCTACTGCTAGCACGACCAATGGTTTATTTCAAATCAAAACCAATGTTGGTTCGATTGACAATATTGTCTTTAAGATTCGCGAAGACGGGGAAGCGGTTTCGGATAAATCATTCAACTCGGCTGGCGCTGATTATGCGGAATATTTTCAGACTACGGATACAAATTTACAGGCAGGGGAAACAGTCTGCGTAGATATTGAAAAAAATAATTCAGTTAAGCGCTGTACTAGGGGCGCCGACCCAAATATTATGGGAATAGTTTCAACTAATCCATCAATTATTGGTAATTATCAAGATAACAAAGTTGGCAACAATAACAATATTATCGTTGGAATGCTCGGACAAGTCCCTGCCTTAGTGACTAATGATAATGGAGTAATTCGTCCAGGTGATTCTTTGACTTCCGCTTCATTAACCCCTGGCTTCCTAATGCGGGCTAATCCTGGTGACTCCACTGTCGGTGTCGCCTTGGAAAGTTTTGATGCCAGCGCTGGCAAGATTAACGTTTTGATTTCACGTCGCAATAAAAGTTTAACCGTGGAAACAGTAGAAGCAGAAGTGTCAAAACGGATTGCCGATATGGCGATTGAAGATGATGTACGTGTAATGATTTCTGATTCTTTGAAATCTTTGGATGTAACTGATCAAATTAAGACGATAATTGCCAGTGAATTAAATATTTTTGATAGCCGTTTGACATTGAAGTTTGATGCAATGAGCGGACAACTCACTAGCTTAGAAGATAAATATACCGACCTGGATACGCGACTAGTTCGCTTAGAAAACAATTTCAGTTTAATGAATGATGAGCTCGGTCAAGCGAGCACCACTATGGCACGAATGCAGTCGGCTATAGATTTATTAAATGAAAACACAATCAGCTCTGTGGAAATCTTTGACCCGTTCCTAAATGCGAGCACGACCGTGGCGATTGCGGATATTATTTCTAATCAAAACGTGGAAATTCTAAACTTGAAAAATAGAGTTGCTGAAAATACGGCTGGAATTACTGGATTAGAATCAAAGGTGATGAGCATTGAAGAGCGAATGGCTCTTTTGGAGGATGCAAATAAAACTACGGCAACTAATACAGCTGACGTTTTGTTGGCAGATCTGCCAACCTCTGACTCCATTTTTGATATTGTAATTGCAAAACTAAATCTATTCGGTGTCTTTATCTCTGACAAGATTATCGGTGTCAAGAATCTGATTGCCGATATGATTGATACGCGTGAAATCAAGATTACGCAGACGGAAGTAGCTACTGATAATATTATTGGTGGCGGATTTATTCCGGCCGGAGCAACCAGCACGGTGATTGTAAGTAGCAAGATTGCCACTAGTTCCAAAATATTTGTCACTTTCCGTAGCGATTATGGCTCACGTTGGTGGATTGGTGAGCAGGTGAGTGGCACGTCAACAATTGTAATTGCTGAACCATTAACGACTGATATTTATTTTGATTGGTGGGTGATTGGAGTTAATCCGATTATACCCCCAGTTGCCACAACAACGGAGGCGGTAATTCCCGATGTTAATGTAGATGATGCTATTGAAGCTATTATGGATACGGCAACCGCAACGACAACTGAAGCTACTGCTACCACAGAGATTGCGCCGGTTGATAATATTGCCACGACTACGATAAGTAATTTAGTTGATAATACAGAAACAGTTGCAACGACCACGCCATAG
- a CDS encoding YibE/F family protein has product MNYMFRKILLISILILTPFLASAEGLETSGTTDVIFKARVTEILQDQNTTLPDGIVVRQQNVKLKGLNGDFVNKEVVFTGIGDFDAVNKNIYEVGDKVLAVASYDAENNVNYYITDYVRNDALNWLFGLFVLTLLLVGRWKGLRSIISLVLSFLVIIKYIIPQILDGADPIIVTLIGSLVILLAVIYFTEGFNKVSHIATVSMLLSLSFAIFLSWFFVEAVKLSGFASEEMSFLVTLSSGTINFKGLLLAGIIIGFLGVLDDVVISQIATVEQLLETDPMQSRKALFKKAHKVGIAHISSMTNTLFLAYAGASLPLLVLFSSGQSAFTSFADIINNESIAEEIVRTLTGSVGLILAVPISTWIAVRWLSKR; this is encoded by the coding sequence ATGAATTATATGTTCAGAAAAATCTTATTAATTTCCATATTAATCTTAACACCTTTTTTAGCATCAGCGGAAGGCTTGGAAACGAGCGGGACTACTGATGTCATTTTTAAGGCGCGTGTGACGGAGATTTTACAAGATCAAAATACGACATTGCCAGATGGAATAGTCGTGCGTCAGCAAAACGTAAAGTTAAAAGGCTTGAATGGTGATTTTGTGAATAAGGAAGTTGTTTTTACCGGCATTGGTGATTTTGATGCAGTTAACAAGAATATTTATGAAGTCGGCGACAAGGTTTTAGCAGTGGCAAGTTATGACGCGGAAAATAATGTTAATTATTACATTACTGACTATGTGCGTAATGATGCGCTCAATTGGCTTTTTGGTCTTTTCGTCTTGACGCTACTATTGGTTGGTCGCTGGAAAGGCCTGCGTTCAATAATTTCGCTGGTCTTATCTTTTTTGGTTATAATTAAATATATAATTCCGCAAATTTTAGATGGTGCCGATCCGATTATTGTGACGCTGATTGGCTCCTTGGTAATTTTATTAGCGGTTATATATTTTACCGAGGGTTTTAATAAGGTTTCACACATTGCGACCGTGAGTATGTTGTTGAGTCTCTCGTTCGCGATTTTTTTGTCCTGGTTTTTTGTGGAAGCGGTAAAATTATCCGGTTTTGCGAGTGAGGAAATGTCCTTCTTGGTAACCTTAAGCAGTGGGACAATAAATTTTAAAGGCTTACTTTTGGCCGGAATTATTATCGGTTTTCTGGGCGTGTTGGACGATGTAGTGATTTCGCAAATTGCGACCGTGGAGCAATTACTGGAAACTGATCCAATGCAAAGTCGTAAAGCATTATTTAAAAAAGCTCATAAGGTTGGCATCGCGCATATTAGTTCCATGACTAACACTTTATTTCTAGCTTATGCCGGCGCATCTTTACCTTTATTGGTTTTGTTCTCCTCGGGACAAAGTGCGTTTACATCTTTTGCCGATATTATTAATAATGAATCGATTGCAGAGGAAATCGTGAGAACCTTAACTGGTAGCGTGGGCTTGATTTTGGCTGTGCCGATTTCCACTTGGATTGCGGTGCGCTGGTTGTCGAAACGCTAA
- a CDS encoding ABC transporter ATP-binding protein/permease, protein MNNYALNKPDSRKKKVNIWRSLQRFTPFLVGEKKRLLLAMLAVFINAGLNLLAPVLIGHTVDAYILTKQYSGVLTFSIILLTMYVVALIANYFQTMFMGTVGQHLLFNLRNAIFSKIQSLPVAFFNQNKAGDLISRINNDTDKLNQFFSQSIHQFIANVITIIGAGIFIVTINWRLGLATLAPALLLLIFTRIISPWIKRTNAANLKTIGGLSAEISESLDNFKVIVAFNRRDYFRRKFHIANETNYHSAISVGIANNTLTPAYGLASNLAQIIVIGYGLYLISIGSFTLGILISFLTYVSRFYDPLKQMATIWSNFQTALAGWDRINDILSLRSDLSVTPVIERGLQSDALLEFRNVSFRYAPDKEVLRQINFRLEPGKTYALVGPTGGGKTTTASLIARLYDPSEGTIFLHGQDLHSYETRDRVQRIGFILQEPFLFTGTIRDNILYGNDKYKNYNNEQLATIIKEAGLETLLIRFDEGLETKIATNGGTLSLGQKQLVAFIRAVLRNPDILILDEATANIDTVTEQLLEEILDKLPAKTTKVIIAHRLNTIANADEIFFVNGGDVICAGSMANALDMLLHEKRAS, encoded by the coding sequence ATGAACAATTATGCCTTAAACAAACCGGATAGCCGGAAAAAGAAAGTTAATATTTGGCGCTCCTTGCAAAGGTTCACGCCTTTTCTGGTTGGTGAAAAAAAGAGATTACTGCTAGCGATGTTAGCGGTGTTTATTAACGCCGGTCTGAATTTACTAGCGCCGGTTTTGATTGGTCACACTGTCGATGCTTATATTTTAACTAAGCAATATTCCGGCGTCTTAACGTTCTCAATTATTTTACTGACGATGTATGTTGTGGCCCTGATTGCCAATTATTTTCAAACAATGTTTATGGGCACAGTGGGCCAGCATCTTTTGTTTAATTTGCGTAATGCTATTTTTAGCAAGATTCAATCTTTGCCGGTCGCCTTTTTTAATCAGAATAAGGCGGGTGATTTAATTTCGCGTATCAATAATGATACAGATAAGTTGAATCAATTTTTTTCCCAAAGTATTCATCAATTCATTGCCAACGTCATCACCATCATCGGGGCCGGTATTTTTATTGTCACGATTAATTGGCGTCTTGGTTTGGCGACACTGGCCCCAGCCTTATTGTTATTAATTTTTACCAGGATAATTTCGCCGTGGATTAAGCGTACGAACGCTGCTAATCTGAAAACTATTGGCGGCTTGAGCGCAGAAATTTCTGAGAGCCTGGACAATTTCAAAGTTATTGTCGCTTTTAATCGTCGCGATTATTTCCGTCGCAAATTTCACATCGCCAACGAGACTAATTACCACAGTGCGATTAGCGTGGGCATTGCCAATAACACACTAACGCCAGCCTACGGCTTGGCTTCTAATTTGGCGCAAATCATTGTGATTGGTTATGGCTTATATTTGATTTCGATTGGTAGTTTTACTTTGGGAATTTTAATTAGTTTTTTGACCTATGTTAGTCGCTTCTATGATCCACTTAAGCAAATGGCAACGATTTGGTCTAATTTTCAGACTGCCTTGGCGGGTTGGGATCGCATCAATGATATTTTATCTTTGCGTTCTGATTTGTCAGTTACACCAGTAATAGAGAGAGGGTTGCAGTCAGATGCCTTGCTGGAATTTCGTAACGTCAGTTTCCGATATGCGCCCGACAAAGAAGTTTTGCGCCAGATTAACTTCAGGCTCGAGCCAGGTAAGACTTACGCCTTAGTTGGTCCGACTGGCGGTGGTAAAACAACAACGGCCTCCTTGATTGCCCGTCTTTATGATCCGAGCGAGGGCACGATTTTCTTGCACGGCCAAGATCTGCATTCCTATGAGACGCGAGACCGAGTTCAGCGGATTGGCTTTATTCTGCAAGAACCGTTCTTGTTTACTGGCACGATTCGTGATAATATTTTATATGGCAATGATAAGTATAAAAATTATAACAATGAGCAATTGGCAACTATTATTAAAGAGGCTGGTTTGGAAACTTTGTTAATTCGCTTTGATGAAGGCTTGGAAACAAAAATTGCGACCAATGGTGGCACCTTGAGTCTGGGCCAAAAACAGCTAGTCGCTTTTATTCGCGCCGTTCTGCGCAATCCCGACATCTTGATTCTTGACGAAGCGACTGCTAATATAGATACAGTCACTGAGCAATTACTTGAAGAGATTCTGGACAAATTGCCAGCTAAAACTACCAAAGTTATTATCGCGCACCGTCTCAATACAATTGCCAACGCTGATGAGATATTTTTTGTAAATGGCGGTGATGTTATTTGCGCCGGCTCCATGGCCAATGCCCTGGATATGCTTTTGCATGAGAAGCGAGCAAGCTAA
- a CDS encoding ABC transporter ATP-binding protein/permease, translating to MIDKKNQTSNKKKANIFDLLKPYTWSIGSLVVLAVTSSGLGLVLPKIIAHSIDSYIHHIFVLKTLILQFGLISIAIFVATYLQSIVQTYASERVALDLRRQLTDKISRQSHAFIEGVTQAKLLTNLMTDVDAIKMFVSMAIVSLVSSVIIVIGASILLLTIDWELALAVLVIIPIIAFMFYFIFSRVKLLMKQRSEVIDWLNKVINESILGATLIRVLNSQQPEYEKFVAANAQAQSVGIKILRMFASMMPVITFVGNMAMLIILSLGGHFVITNAMTLGDFTAFNSYIALLIFPVLIIGMMSNAIAQATASYERIAEVLESEEEPRTGTLTTRLRGDVEVKDVVIKHGDKATLKNVSFLAQAGSRTAIIGPTAAGKTLLLYSLIGLVKPDAGMIEYDQRVISDYDAEALHQQIGFVFQDSIIFNLTLRENIAFSDTVKDADLQKALDAAELKDFVDALPQGLDTMVSERGSSLSGGQKQRIMLARALALNPRVLLLDDFTARVDNRTEQKILENIIHNYPDLTLISVTQKISSIEKYDQIILLMEGEVIAAGLHDDLLKNCPEYVQIYNSQQSTE from the coding sequence ATGATTGATAAAAAAAATCAAACTTCAAATAAGAAAAAGGCAAATATTTTTGACTTATTAAAGCCGTACACCTGGTCAATCGGTAGCTTGGTGGTTTTGGCGGTAACGAGCAGTGGCCTGGGTTTAGTTTTGCCAAAAATAATCGCGCACTCCATTGACTCTTATATTCACCACATTTTTGTTTTAAAGACATTGATTCTTCAATTTGGTCTGATCTCAATAGCTATTTTTGTAGCGACTTATTTACAGAGCATAGTTCAGACATATGCCTCAGAACGAGTGGCGCTAGATTTACGGCGTCAGCTGACGGACAAGATTTCTCGTCAAAGTCATGCCTTTATTGAGGGGGTGACTCAGGCTAAGCTCTTGACCAATTTAATGACCGATGTCGATGCAATTAAAATGTTTGTCTCAATGGCTATTGTTTCCTTGGTCTCATCGGTGATTATTGTAATCGGAGCTAGTATTTTATTACTGACCATTGATTGGGAGTTGGCCTTGGCAGTTTTGGTAATCATACCTATTATTGCTTTTATGTTCTACTTTATTTTTAGTCGTGTTAAGTTGTTAATGAAACAAAGAAGTGAGGTGATTGACTGGTTGAATAAGGTTATTAATGAAAGTATCTTGGGGGCAACCTTGATTCGTGTTTTAAATTCCCAGCAACCGGAGTATGAAAAGTTTGTTGCCGCTAATGCGCAAGCACAAAGTGTCGGTATTAAAATCTTGAGAATGTTCGCGAGCATGATGCCTGTAATTACCTTTGTTGGTAATATGGCGATGTTGATTATTCTCTCCCTGGGTGGACATTTTGTAATCACGAACGCCATGACACTGGGAGACTTTACCGCCTTTAATAGTTACATTGCTTTGCTAATTTTTCCTGTGTTAATTATTGGGATGATGAGTAATGCTATTGCTCAAGCGACGGCATCATATGAACGTATTGCCGAGGTGTTAGAGTCAGAAGAAGAACCAAGGACTGGAACGCTAACAACGCGCTTGCGTGGCGATGTTGAGGTGAAGGATGTGGTGATTAAGCATGGCGATAAAGCGACTTTAAAAAATGTTTCTTTTTTGGCTCAAGCAGGTAGTCGCACGGCTATTATTGGACCAACGGCTGCGGGTAAGACCTTATTGCTTTATTCCTTGATTGGCCTGGTTAAACCAGATGCCGGCATGATTGAATATGACCAGCGCGTTATCAGTGATTATGACGCGGAGGCCTTGCATCAGCAAATCGGTTTTGTTTTTCAGGACAGTATTATTTTTAATTTAACTTTGCGCGAAAATATCGCGTTTAGCGATACGGTCAAAGATGCTGACTTGCAAAAAGCCTTGGACGCGGCCGAACTTAAGGATTTTGTTGATGCTTTACCGCAAGGCTTAGATACCATGGTGTCCGAGCGTGGCTCCTCTTTGTCTGGCGGTCAGAAGCAACGCATCATGTTGGCGAGGGCTTTGGCGCTCAATCCGCGCGTCTTGCTTTTGGATGATTTTACGGCCCGTGTTGATAATCGCACTGAACAAAAGATTTTGGAAAATATTATTCATAATTATCCCGACTTAACCTTAATTTCGGTGACGCAAAAAATTAGTTCGATTGAAAAATACGACCAAATAATTTTATTAATGGAGGGGGAGGTGATTGCAGCCGGACTGCACGATGATTTATTGAAAAATTGTCCGGAATACGTGCAGATTTATAATTCACAACAGAGCACCGAATAG
- a CDS encoding RNA methyltransferase — MLTSKDNQKIKDIIKLRKSAKRKKDDLIIVEGRKEIGLALKSGLKPEQLFYSLEFEKEARFPDWNVASFTEVIEVSQDIFAKIAFRETPDGYLATFKPLRLGLSEVKLSVSPFVVILESIEKPGNLGAILRTCDAAGVDAVIVADQRTDIYNPNVIRSSLGTVFTEQIVSDTFENIIEWLELHKIKTFAATPDTKLLFTEADYNEPTAILIGTEHEGLSAKWLEMANYKIKIPMKGKMDSLNASVSAGVVIYEVVRQRGL, encoded by the coding sequence ATGTTAACCAGTAAAGACAATCAAAAAATAAAAGATATTATTAAGTTGAGAAAATCAGCTAAACGAAAAAAAGACGACTTGATTATCGTCGAAGGTCGCAAGGAGATTGGCTTGGCCTTGAAATCTGGCTTGAAACCAGAGCAATTATTTTATTCCTTAGAATTTGAAAAAGAAGCGCGCTTTCCTGATTGGAATGTGGCAAGCTTCACTGAGGTAATTGAAGTTTCTCAAGATATTTTTGCTAAAATTGCTTTTCGGGAGACGCCTGATGGTTATCTGGCGACCTTTAAGCCTCTTAGACTGGGTTTGAGTGAGGTGAAGTTGTCAGTAAGCCCCTTTGTGGTTATTTTGGAGTCGATTGAGAAGCCAGGCAATTTGGGGGCTATTTTGCGTACCTGTGATGCCGCTGGTGTAGATGCTGTTATTGTAGCGGATCAACGCACGGATATATATAATCCCAATGTAATTCGATCAAGCTTGGGTACGGTATTTACGGAACAAATCGTTTCAGACACTTTTGAAAATATTATCGAATGGCTAGAGTTGCACAAAATAAAAACCTTTGCAGCAACGCCAGACACCAAGTTGTTGTTCACTGAGGCTGATTATAATGAACCGACCGCCATCCTAATCGGTACCGAGCATGAAGGCTTGTCTGCTAAGTGGCTAGAAATGGCTAATTATAAAATAAAAATTCCCATGAAAGGGAAAATGGACTCACTTAATGCCAGCGTTTCAGCTGGAGTAGTAATTTACGAAGTTGTGCGTCAGCGTGGGTTGTAA
- a CDS encoding thioredoxin family protein, translating to MFKKIILTIIVLAGFWGANAQAVENKKIDLYFFYGQGCPHCAKEEIFLAKLEETKSNLVIHRYEVWYNKDNADLLAKVAKSINLNVSGVPILFVGTENVVGYGGDESTGKDILKTIKYYEDYGCTDIIAPIIGNVVNEKTDCIHDCAGGPDCPHNCGCSAKTNEDTSATKVPEAIKVPFIGEIKIASVSLPVLTIMIAAVDGFNPCAMWVLIFLISLLLKMENRRRMWILGAAFIGASGAVYFLFLSAWLNLFIFIGYVFWIRLLIALVALGSGGYHLYDFWKNRNGGCIVEGGEKRRAVFERIRHIISERHFYLALGGIMLLAVAVNMVELVCSIGLPAVYTQVLALSNLPSWQYYSYLFLYIIIFMLDDMIIFVLAMKTLKIKAISSKYSRWSGLIGGIVMFIIGVLLIFKPGWLMF from the coding sequence ATGTTTAAGAAAATAATTCTCACAATTATAGTTTTAGCCGGTTTCTGGGGCGCAAATGCTCAGGCGGTGGAAAACAAAAAAATCGATCTTTACTTCTTTTATGGACAAGGATGCCCCCATTGTGCTAAGGAGGAAATTTTTTTGGCGAAATTGGAAGAGACCAAAAGTAATCTCGTTATTCATCGCTATGAAGTTTGGTATAACAAGGATAATGCGGATTTATTAGCCAAGGTTGCCAAAAGTATTAACTTGAATGTTTCCGGAGTGCCGATTCTCTTCGTGGGGACGGAAAATGTGGTTGGTTATGGCGGTGATGAGTCAACCGGTAAAGATATTTTGAAGACAATTAAATATTACGAAGATTATGGTTGCACGGATATTATTGCGCCGATAATAGGCAATGTTGTTAATGAAAAGACGGATTGTATTCATGATTGTGCCGGCGGACCGGATTGTCCTCATAATTGTGGTTGTAGCGCCAAGACCAATGAAGACACAAGCGCTACCAAGGTGCCAGAAGCCATTAAAGTTCCTTTTATTGGCGAGATAAAGATAGCATCTGTCTCATTGCCGGTTTTAACAATTATGATTGCGGCTGTTGATGGATTTAATCCGTGTGCAATGTGGGTGTTGATATTTTTAATTTCACTTTTACTGAAAATGGAAAATCGCAGACGGATGTGGATTTTGGGTGCTGCTTTTATCGGAGCCAGTGGAGCGGTTTATTTCCTTTTCTTATCGGCTTGGTTGAACTTGTTTATTTTTATTGGATATGTTTTCTGGATTCGATTGTTGATCGCCTTGGTAGCCTTAGGCAGTGGCGGTTACCATTTATATGATTTTTGGAAAAATCGTAATGGCGGCTGCATTGTTGAGGGTGGCGAAAAAAGACGCGCAGTTTTTGAGAGGATTAGGCACATCATTAGCGAACGTCATTTTTATTTAGCTTTGGGCGGAATTATGCTTTTGGCGGTTGCGGTCAATATGGTGGAGCTGGTTTGCAGCATCGGCTTGCCAGCTGTCTATACGCAAGTCTTGGCCTTATCCAATCTACCGAGCTGGCAATATTATTCCTATCTATTCTTGTATATTATAATTTTCATGTTAGATGATATGATAATTTTTGTGCTTGCCATGAAGACTTTAAAAATAAAAGCAATCAGTTCCAAATATAGCCGTTGGTCAGGATTAATCGGGGGAATCGTGATGTTTATTATTGGCGTGTTGTTGATTTTTAAACCAGGATGGCTAATGTTCTAA